The region TGAATAGCCACTCCGGGTAATATACTCTTCTGATGAAGCCTGCTGCTAACAGTTTGTCTACCTCGGTTCTGATGGCGATCTGTCTGTCTATTGTGAAGgctcttttattttgtttgactGGTTTGTGTTTCGGGTCGACATTGAGTTTATGTGATATTATTGCCGGGTCAACCCCTTCTATTTCGCCTGGGGTATTAACGAATTCGACTTCGTTTCTAATCAGCATGTCGGTTATCTCCTGTTTTATTGGTTTAGGTAGTTCTGCGCCTATCTAGACCGATCTTGGTGTTATTCCTGCCAGACTAACTCTTTCCAACTTTCCGTTTGGTTCGAGCTTGCCTTCATCCGAGTATGGTATCTCCATTGTTTCAATGGCTAGGGTTTCTGATACTGCTCTCATTGATACCAGGTAGCACTGCTTGGCTATGTCTTGTCTTCCCCTGACTGTTACCACTCCTTCctcggttggtattttcatgcACAAGTATTTAATGCATGTGACAGCTCCCGTACTATATAACATTGGTCTGCCGAGTATGACGTTGTAAGCAAGCGGCATATCAACAACCATAAACAGTGTTTTAAACTTCTTAGTGATGCCGACCAGGCCCCCTTCTGTGGATCCGTTTTCTTTCCCCAGCTGTACCGTTAATTCCGCTACTCCTTCCGCTTGTACCGGTGTTCCCCCTAGGCCAACTAAGGGGGTTTTGACTGGTTTGAGGTTCAGTATTGAGCAGCCGATTCCGAGATATGCCTGTTTCGTGATGAGGTTAACTGAGCTTCCTTCGTCCACTAGCTGTCTCATTACCCAGAAATTTTCTATCAAGCCCGAGATTACCAGCGGGTCTTGGTGGGGAAAATCAATTCCTTCCTCATCAGTTGGGCCGAACTTTACTTCTGGTATAGCTTTAGCCACTGATATGTTCATTACCGTCTTCTGCCTTTTGCGCCTTCCTCGCTTGTATTCTGGGTCCGTCATTCCGCCTGCTATGGTGTTAATTATTCCTGAcacgttttgtctttttggtGGCGGTGCTTCCTctctttttccatttttatccCTTTGGTTTCTTCCTCCTGAGTTGTAACTTTTTCTCTGTGCCACAAAGTCTTTTAACCGACCGACTTGTACCAAACGGTCTATTTCTTTCTTCAGACTTCCGCATTCGTCGGTGACATGGCCATGGCCGTCGTGGAACTGACAATATTTTTTCCTGTCTCCCTCATATTGTAATTTGGGTGGGTATCTCACTGGCTCATTGTTATTTTGTATCCACATCAAGATGTGTGATCTCGGTGTATTGAGTGGAATGAAGGCTTGGTCTTCTACTTTCACTGGTCGATGTGGGTCTGCTCGCTGTGGACCGACTTGTTGTTGGTTTCTTGGTCCGAACCTGTCGTGCCTAGCACTCTGATCAAAGGTGGGCCTCGGTGTGCGGAACGGTGCTGTAGTTTGTGCGGCTTTTCGCCGTTGTTCTTCGTCCAAATTTATATAGTTCCAGGCTCGGTCCATAAGCTGGGAGTAAGTTTGTACTGGGTTTGTTATCAGGTTATCCCGGAAGGCCATCATTGTTGTGTTGTCTTTCATTGCATCTATCACGGTATCATCATTCAAATTCCCCACTTCGACCGCTTCTGCATTGAATCGGCCGATAAAACTCTGTAGACTTTCTCCTGGCTTCTGGTAGCAAAGTTTTAAGTCACTGGACTTTTTCTTCCGTTGTATGCTTGGTGCGAAATGCGTTCGGAAAGCTCTTGCCAGCTCGTCGAAACTTCGAATAGAGCCTTCTTTTAGGCTTTGATACCAGATGGCAGCTGGTCCTTTTAGGGTAGTTGGGAAGAGTTTGCAGACGGCAGCCTCGGACCAACATTGTACCATCATGACCACTTGGAAACAACTCAAGTGTGTGATCGGGTCCCCTGTTCCATTGTAATCGTCTAACTGCGGTGTTTTGTAGTTTAAAAGGAAGGGTTCTTCTCGTATTTCGGCCGACAGTGGGTTTCCGATGTTCAGGAAGCTTGTGTTTCTCGGCTCTTTCCTCCTACATTTTTCCATCTCGGTTCTGACCCTTTCGGTGATTTCTTGCTCCAGGTTTTTTTTCTTTGGTGAATCAGCACCCGAGCTGTGCACGCTTTCTTCGATCTCAACCCGTTTTGGTGTCTTTTTATGTCCCTCTGGAGTTTTATGTCCGACCTGCGCTGGCTCTGGGTTTTGTTCACGTGGATTTTTCTCGCGGTTTGCTTCCTCAGGTGTTGTTTGGCCTTGGTAGAATTCCTGTGGGTGAGGTGGTGCGGTCGGTATGTATGGTGGAGTGGTAGTGTTATCCTGAGTTGCGGTTGGGGCTGTTGGCCGAGTATGGGCCTGTTGTACCTGTTGAAGGAAAGCTAGTTGCCGAGTATGAAACTCGATGTATTCTTGGATTTGTGCTGGCGTAGGATTTTGGATTTCTGTGGTGGTTTGTCTGGGTGCGGGGGTGGTGCTTGGGGTGAATGTGAGGTTGATGGGGGTTACACCCGGTCTTAAAAAATTTTGAGTAGTTTGGTGCGTAGGGGTGAAGTATGATGTTGGGGGAATGTTACTCGATGATGGCATTCCCCACGGGTAATGAGTGGTGACCCCTGATATAGGGCCTGGGTGAATACCTCCTTCCGATGTAGTGACCGGGCAAAACGAGCTTTCGCCCGTGGCTCTTCTCGGCGGAGCGTTGAGCCCCTCTCCCGTTCTACTGCTTTGCGTATTATTGTCTCCGATTGCGGGATCATCTCCTTCTACTCTGCTCATCCTATTAGTTTCCAGTAGGATAGAAAGGGGGAagctttcttattttctttcccacagacggcgccaaatgataacttgtgattTCAAATGATGCTCAACTCCGATGGACACTTCAAGGCCGTACCTATAAAGCACAAAACAACCGTAAGAAGGATGCCGGAaagggattccggcaaaccactccgacggtctaaTCAGTAACTAtcttagtgagagaaagaataagaagtgaaaggtagttaagagttgagagaaaaagagaattaacctttttacctattttccttttgccttttatactatgtctttgtttctctttgtctgggccgacaggtctgacttcattctctttgtctgtgcagaggttttgtctggaatgtcagggtacgttctGACAGATTTGTCCTTTGTGTTCGGAGTGGTTGTGCTAGGTGACTCCGAGATATGCTCGTTTTAGGTTTTCGCTCTGATCGGTACGTGATGTTGGCTTGTTTCGGGATATCCTTACTTGTTGTGTTTGATGTCTTTTGGTGAGTCCTAGATGTGCTGCGACTAGTTTCGGGATATCCTCGTTTGTTATGTTTGATGTATCTCGGTGAGTCCGAGATATGCTGTGAGTCGCCCCTGGTATGCTCTGTTTGTTATGTTTGACATATCTCGGTGGGTCCGAGATGTGCTGTGGATTAGCCTTTGCCGTCGTCGGTCCGTTTATCTGTTTATCAAGAATCTAATAATCACTTAATTTCATtaggcttgtacaacccataacttttttgggcctgttcttagtgtgcgacccagtaggttcatataacgttggcagtagctccgaaatccctatttcagcccacaagtcataagtggcctctagcaagacattatgactacccaagttatacgaatagaGAGAATaatatatgaaacaaattttctctctcctctatCCTCTCTCCTCTAAGCACCAGATAAGGAAAATAACCGTTTTTCTTGTCGTATGCTTTGCTCCAATGGCGAGGAAAAGGATCCAAAGGAAGACGAGCGTGAAGAAAGTTGATGCGAGTGATCTAGCGAAGAATATTCCAGAAAATCCTGAGAGCTCTGGATTGGTTGGGGAAGATTCTGAGAAAGTTGCTGCGACGGCGATTCCTAATCTGATAGAAATTAGGGTTGAGGATCTGGTGGAAGCCATTGATGATCTCTCTAGTTTGAATGTTCAAGAGACCAATGGGTCAAATGAAGTTGTGGAAGAAAAATTGGGGGAAGGGGAAGGTAAGAAATGGAATACTCTGTTTACTGATAACCGTCAGAGAAGTGAAAATAGCTTGCTGAAATTTGTTCCTCTTGCCGTTAAGGATGGGGAAAAGATTGTGACATTTAATACTAAGGATGTTAGTAATGAAGAGCAAAGATGGAAAAAGTTCATTATCGGATGTGTGTATGGGTTGAGCCCACGATATGAGAGAATTGCAGCTTATGTGAAGAATAGATGGGGAAATCATGGATTTCGTAAGGTTACCAGAATCAATAATTCAATGTTTCTCTTTGAATTTGAGGCTGAGGAGGATTGTAATAGGATTCTTGGAGAGGGACCATATACTTTTGATAAGAGACCTTTCATGCTAATGAAGTGGCAACCTAGAATGGTTATGGATCCCTCTGTGATCAAATCTATTCCGATTTGGGTCCAATTACCAGGGCTACCGTGGGAATTCTGGTCTCCAGAGATTCTAAGTAAGATTGGAAGTGTTTATGGATCTCCTCTCTATTTTGATCAATGCACTGTGAGCAAATCCAGATTAGCCTTTGCCAGAATTCTGGTTAATATGGATGTTAATGGGAAGTTTCCAGAAGAGGTTACTCTTCAGGATGAGAATGGGAAATGCTTTAAGCAGAGTATAGTTTATGAGTGGAGACCTCTTACCTGTGAAAAGTGCAAGAGGATTGGTCATTCAAAAGGATCTTGTAGACAGGGTGTTCCAGTTATAAAGGAAAAAGTTGTACACAAAGAAGGGAAAGAGCAGGTTGTGGATGTTGATACTTTGGTTACTAAGATCAATCCAGAGGTTAAAGGTCCTGTGAGTTCATCTATTTCTAAGGTGAAAATGGATGCTATTCCAGAGGTATTGAATTCTTTCAATTCTTTAACTAATCTAAATGATCTTGCTCTGTCTGGTACTGAAAGAAGGAATAGTTATAAGCAAGCTGTGGGTGTGATTGGGGATGGCAAGAGGGGCAGGAATCTTGCTAAACCCTTAGAGATAGATAAATGATTTCAACTTGGAATATTAGAGGGTTAAACAACCCTCTAAAACAATCAGAGATTGCTTCTCTGATTAAGATAAAAGGCATTAGTGTGTTTGGAATAACAGAAACTAGAGTTGATGTAGCTCAGTTTGAGACAGTGTGGAAGAGTTTTAAAAGGAAAATTCCTGGTTGGGAGATCTATAATAACTATAGTATGTCTGATATGGGTAGAATCTGGATTGTGTTTGATAAGTGTAATGTGAATGTCTCTGTGTTGATGGCCCATAAACAGTTTATTCATagtaaaattgattttaataatgAGGTGGTGCTATGCACTTTTGTGTATGGATCTTATGTGGCTAGTGAAAGAAAAGAGCTTTGGAAGGAGCTTAATGATATCAGTAAGAACACTACTGGAAGTTGGATTGTCATGGGTGACTTTAATGCTGTGATGGAGGATAAAGACAGACAAGGTGGGAATGAGATTGATATGGTAGCAGCTAATGATTTTCAGGAGTGTTTGGCCATGTCCAATCTGATTGAGCTGAAGTCTGTGGGAAATTTCTTCACTTGGTGTAATAACCAATTAGGTGAAAATAGAATCAGAAGGAAAATTGACTGGTGTTTGGTTAATAGTCAGTGGCTTAATGAGTGGGAGAACTCCTATTATGAGGTCCTTAATGCTGGCATTTCAGATCATTGTCCTATTCTAGCTAGAATGCAGGATAGAGTTAGGCACAGAAAATCTTCTTTCAGATTTTTCAATGTCTGGTGTGAGCACCATGATTTCCAGGAGATAGTGAAAGATGGATGGGATAATAGATTCACAGGATCTAAGTTGTTTCAGATTTATCACAAATTGAAGTTGATTAGGAAAAATTTGAGAGCTCTTAATAAAAACCATTTTGACTgtatttctggtcaagtgtcTAGAGCTAGAGAGATGCTAGATGATATTCAGACAAACCTTGCTAAAGACCCCCAGAATGTGTTTTTTCAAGAAGAAGAGCGAGCCTACTGCTATCACCTGGGGAAGTTGATAAGGTGGGAGGAGTCCATTCGCAGACAAAAATCCAGGGCCTTATGGATAAATATGGGAGACCAAAACACCAGATTCTTCCACAACTGCTTGAAGCAGAGGCAATCTAAGAAAAGAATTACTGCTCTCCAACTTATGAATGGGATGGTTAGTAATAACTCAGAAGAAATTAAGGAGGATATAGTTCTGTTCTACAAAAGCTCTATTGGGGCTAGAATGCTGGACAAAATTCCTGTTGATCCTTCTATTTTTAATGAGGGTAAGATTCTTTCAAAGGAGGAGAGAGTAGACTTGTGCAAAAATGTAACTATGGAGGAGGTTAAGAGAGCCATGTTCTCTATCAAAGAGGATAAAGCACCTGGGCCTGATGGATTCAGCAGTGCTTTTTTCAGGAGATGTTGGAACACAGTGGGAAATGACATCTTTAAAGCAGTTGATGACTTCTTCTCTACAAAGAAGATGTTAAAACAGTTGAATTCTACTGTTATAACTTTGATTCCTAAGGTTAGTAATCCTGCTTCCATTGGTGATTATAGACCTATAGCATGCTGCAATGTCTTGTATAAGTGCATCTCTAAGATCTTAACTGATAGGTTTAGAGTTGTAATTGATGGAATTGTCAATAATTGCCAATCTGCATTTGTTCCTAATAGAAACATTGGTGATAATGTCATGCTAGCACATGAAATTGTCAGAAACTATCATAGAGGTGTAGATAAATCTTGTGCAATTAAAGTTGATTTTAAGAAGGCATATGACTCTCTGGATTGGGATTTCATTAAGGAGGTGTTGTTAGGTTTCTACTTCCCCAGAAGCTTTATTGATACTGTTATGTGCTGTGTCATAACTCCTATGTATTCAGTGATGATCAATGGTGAAAGTAATGGCTACTTTGCTGGTGGGAAAGGGCTCAGACAAGGAGATCCAATGTCTCCATTGTTATTTGTCATGTGTATGGAATATTTTACCAGGAGTATGATTAAAAATACTAAGGATGGATCAGGGTTTAAGTTTCATAAAGGATGTAGTAATTTGAAGCTTTGTCAATTGTCCTTTGCTGATGACCTTTTCCTTTTCTGTAAGGGGGATAAAGTGTCAATTAGCATCATAGACAGGGGTTTGAAGGATTTTGCTAGTTGTTCTGGTCTTGTCCCTAACCATCAAAAGAGTTCTGTCTTTTTTAATGGCTCAACAGATTCTGAAAAAGCTGAGACTCTAGAGATCCTTGGTTTCCAGGAAGGAGAATTACCTATCACTTACTTGGGTGTCCCTCTTATTTCAACTAGGCTCTCTAAGGATATGTGTGTGTCCTTAATCCATAGGTTGACCTCTAAAGTATCTCATTGGACTTCTAAATGCCTTTCTTATGCTGGAAGACTTCAGCTTGTGAATTATGTCCTCTTAAGTATGCCCATTTATTGGTGCTCAATCTTCATCCTTCCTAAGTCTGTCATCAAAGGAGTTGAAAGTATCTGTAGGAATTTTCTGTGGCATGGCTCTGATATCCAGAAAAGAGGAGGGCTCATGAGCTGGGATAAAGTCTGTGACAAGAAGCAGTATGGAGGTCTGAATGTTAAGTCAGTTTATAATTGGAATGTTGCTGCAGTTTGTAAGCATGTTTGGAGCCTTGTCTCTCTAAAACCCTCTATTTGGGCTAGTTGGGTGAATGACAATAACCTTAGGAAGTTATGTTTCTGGGGGATTGTCAAAACCTATGATGGATCCTGGTGTTGGAGGAATCTGCTAAAAGTCAGACAGGTCATAGCACCTTACTTAGAATATAATCTTGGAGATGGGAaaaatttttcattttggtatgaTCCGTGGGCTAATGGCATGTCTTTAAAAGACAGATTTCCTAATGTTGTGATCGAAGACTCTGATATTCCAAAAGCTTCTA is a window of Mercurialis annua linkage group LG2, ddMerAnnu1.2, whole genome shotgun sequence DNA encoding:
- the LOC126668358 gene encoding uncharacterized protein LOC126668358, whose protein sequence is MSRVEGDDPAIGDNNTQSSRTGEGLNAPPRRATGESSFCPVTTSEGGIHPGPISGVTTHYPWGMPSSSNIPPTSYFTPTHQTTQNFLRPGVTPINLTFTPSTTPAPRQTTTEIQNPTPAQIQEYIEFHTRQLAFLQQVQQAHTRPTAPTATQDNTTTPPYIPTAPPHPQEFYQGQTTPEEANREKNPREQNPEPAQVGHKTPEGHKKTPKRVEIEESVHSSGADSPKKKNLEQEITERVRTEMEKCRRKEPRNTSFLNIGNPLSAEIREEPFLLNYKTPQLDDYNGTGDPITHLSCFQVVMMVQCWSEAAVCKLFPTTLKGPAAIWYQSLKEGSIRSFDELARAFRTHFAPSIQRKKKSSDLKLCYQKPGESLQSFIGRFNAEAVEVGNLNDDTVIDAMKDNTTMMAFRDNLITNPVQTYSQLMDRAWNYINLDEEQRRKAAQTTAPFRTPRPTFDQSARHDRFGPRNQQQVGPQRADPHRPVKVEDQAFIPLNTPRSHILMWIQNNNEPVRYPPKLQYEGDRKKYCQFHDGHGHVTDECGSLKKEIDRLVQVGRLKDFVAQRKSYNSGGRNQRDKNGKREEAPPPKRQNVSGIINTIAGGMTDPEYKRGRRKRQKTVMNISVAKAIPEVKFGPTDEEGIDFPHQDPLVISGLIENFWVMRQLVDEGSSVNLITKQAYLGIGCSILNLKPVKTPLVGLGGTPVQAEGVAELTVQLGKENGSTEGGLVGITKKFKTLFMVVDMPLAYNVILGRPMLYSTGAVTCIKYLCMKIPTEEGVVTVRGRQDIAKQCYLVSMRAVSETLAIETMEIPYSDEGKLEPNGKLERVSLAGITPRSV